TTCCCGTAACAGCCGAGCCAGGGAATGGCGCGTCGATAGACCTCATCTTCTCCCCCGACCATGATCGTGAGCGCCCCGCTCTGCGCCCCGGCCTGGCCTCCCGAGATGGGAGCGTCCAGAAAGTCGACGCCGATTTCCTTGGCCCTGGCAAAGATCTCCCTCGCGAGAGCGGGCGAAGCCGTGGTGTGGTCGACCAGGCAGGCTCCGGGTTGCATCGACGAGAGCGCAGCATCGGGTGCGAGGATGACTTCGCGCAGATCGTCATCATTGCCGGCGCAGACGAATACGGCGTCGGCTCCCCGCACGGCTTCGGCCGGAGTTTCGGCAGACTCGGGCGCATGCGCCGCGAACTCCTCGAGCCACCTCGCCGTCGTCGCTGGGGTGCGGTTGTAGACGCGTACGCGATGCCCCGCACGGGCCAGGTGACCCGCCATCGGATATCCCATGGTTCCCAGGCAGAGGAATGCCAGTCGATCCGATTTCGAAGACATGTGAACCCCTTCGTAGCGTTCTCGAACTTAGAAGATCCACTCCCAGCCAGTGCTCAATTTCCAATCGCGATCGATCTGAGCGCCGCGAAGCGATTGATAGACCAGCCACGAAGCTTCGATCGACAACCGCTGCCCGCTGAGCCCCGGCACATCGATACTGAGCCCGGGTGCCAGCGCCAGGCGAACGCCGCCGGTAGAGCGCCCGTACGAGGCCACGTGATTCGCGGGCCCCGAAAAACGGCGCTGGCGCATTCGATACGAATGATTGTATGCAAGTCGAAGTGAACCGCTGAGCCAACTCGTCACGTCGTGCGACAGCCAACCGCTGAACGCCGAGGTATTGCCGAGCCGATAGCCGCGATGGTTCTCGCCAAACCCGACCGCTCCCGCTCCGTTGACTCCCCACCCGAGCCCATGCCAGTACCCTTGATAATCTATTCCGGCGAGGATGCTGGTTGTGCCGCTTCCGCTTTGCATCCAAACCGGCAACTGCCCCCTAGAGCCTGTGGAGTTCAGCTTCCCCTTGTTGTTGACTCGAGCTGTCGGCAGGCGTAGTCCCAGATGAACGTCGAGGATCTCGTTGCCCTTTTTCATGAAGGGAACCAAACCCACGATTTCGAGATCGCCTACGCCGAACGAGTGCGTGTTGTACGCCATATTGGCGTTGTCAGCATCGCGCTGCCGCATTTGATGACTCACGAGCGGCAGCCGCAGCACGAGAGTCAGGCGCTCGAAGGGCGCGTGAGCGACACGAATGGTG
This portion of the Myxococcales bacterium genome encodes:
- a CDS encoding NAD(P)-dependent oxidoreductase encodes the protein MSSKSDRLAFLCLGTMGYPMAGHLARAGHRVRVYNRTPATTARWLEEFAAHAPESAETPAEAVRGADAVFVCAGNDDDLREVILAPDAALSSMQPGACLVDHTTASPALAREIFARAKEIGVDFLDAPISGGQAGAQSGALTIMVGGEDEVYRRAIPWLGCYGKMHLLMGPSGAGQLTKAVNQICIAGLIQGLSEGLNFARRAGLDAERVVEVISKGAAQSWQMENRFKTMLDGKYDFGFAVDWMLKDLAIAFAVAEEIQAPLPITEAVDELYAEVKARGGGRLDTSSLMTLLD